One region of Pan paniscus chromosome 5, NHGRI_mPanPan1-v2.0_pri, whole genome shotgun sequence genomic DNA includes:
- the TULP1 gene encoding tubby-related protein 1, producing the protein MPLRDETLREVWASDSGHEEESLSPEAPRRPKQRPAPAQRLRKKRTEAPESPCPTGSKPRKPGAGRRGRPREEPSPDPAQARAPQTVYARFLRDPEAKKRDPRETFLVARAPDAEDEEEEEEEDEDDEEEEAEEKKEKILLPPKKPLREKSSADLKERRAKAQGPRGDLGSPDPPPKPLRVRNKEAPAGEGTKMRKTKKKGSGEADKDPSGSPASARKSPAAMFLVGEGSPDKKALKKKGTPKGARKEEEEEEAATVTKNSNQKGKAKGKGKKKAKEERAPSPPVEVDEPREFVLRPAPQGRTVRCRLTRDKKGMDRGMYPSYFLHLDTEKKVFLLAGRKRKRSKTANYLISIDPTNLSRGGENFIGKLRSNLLGNRFTVFDNGQNPQRGYSTNVASLRQELAAVIYETNVLGFRGPRRMTVIIPGMSAENERVPIRPRNASDGLLVRWQNKTLESLIELHNKPPVWNDDSGSYTLNFQGRVTQASVKNFQIVHADDPDYIVLQFGRVAEDAFTLDYRYPLCALQAFAIALSSFDGKLACE; encoded by the exons ATGCCTCTGCGGGATGAAACCCTCCGAGAGGTGTGGGCCTCTGACAG TGGGCATGAAGAAGAAAGCCTGAGCCCGGAGGCCCCGCGGCGCCCCAAACAG CGACCCGCCCCGGCACAGAGGCTAAGGAAGAAGAGGACGGAGGCCCCCGAATCCCCCTGCCCCACGGGATCCAAGCCCCGGAAGCCCGGAG CTGGGCGGAGGGGGAGGCCGCGGGAGGAGCCTTCCCCAGACCCAGCCCAGGCCCGGGCGCCGCAGACGGTCTACGCCAGGTTCCTCAGGGACCCCGAGGCCAAGAAGCGCGACCCCCGGGAAACCTTTCTGGTAGCCCGTGCCCCAGACGCGGAGGACG aggaggaggaggaagaggaggatgaggatgacgaggaagaggaggcagaggaaaagaaagagaaaatccttctgcctcccaagAAGCCCCTGAGAGAGAAGAGCTCCGCAGACCTGAAGGAGAGGAGGGCCAAGGCCCAGGGCCCAAGGG GAGACCTGGGAAGCCCTGACCCCCCACCGAAACCTCTGCGTGTTAGGAATAAGGAAGCTCCAGCAGGGGAGGGGACCAAGATGAGAAAGACCAAGAAGAAAG GGTCTGGGGAGGCCGACAAGGACCCCTCAGGGAGCCCAGCCAGTGCGAGGAAGAGCCCAGCAGCCATGTTTCTGGTTGGGGAAGGCAGTCCTGACAAGAAAGCCCTGAAGAAGAAAG GCACTCCCAAAGGCgcgaggaaggaggaagaagaggaggaggcagctACGGTGACAAAGAACAGCAATCAAAAGGGCAAAGCCAAAGGAAAAGGCAAAAAG AAAGCG aAGGAGGAGAGGGCCCCGTCTCCCCCCGTGGAGGTGGACGAACCCCGGGAGTTTGTGCTCCGGCCTGCCCCCCAGGGCCGCACGGTGCGCTGCCGGCTGACCCGGGACAAAAAGGGCATGGATCGAGGCATGTATCCCTCCTACTTCCTGCACCTGGACACGGAGAAGAAG GTGTTCCTCTTGGCTGGCAGGAAACGAAAACGGAGCAAGACAGCCAATTACCTCATCTCCATCGACCCTACCAATCTGTCCCGAGGAGGGGAGAATTTcatcgggaagctgag GTCCAACCTCCTGGGGAACCGCTTCACGGTCTTTGACAACGGGCAGAACCCACAGCGTGGGTACAGCACTAATGTGGCAAGCCTTCGGCAGGAGCTGGCAGCTGTGATCTAT GAAACCAACGTGCTGGGCTTCCGTGGCCCCCGGCGCATGACCGTCATCATTCCTGGCATGAGTGCGGAGAACGAGAGGGTCCCCATCCGGCCCCGAAAT GCTAGTGACGGCCTGCTGGTGCGCTGGCAGAACAAGACGCTGGAGAGCCTCATAGAACTGCACAACAAGCCACCTGTCTGGAACGATGACAGTGGCTCCTACACCCTCAACTTCCAAGGCCGGGTCACCCAGGCCTCAGTCAAGAACTTCCAGATTGTCCACGCTGATGACC CCGACTATATCGTGCTGCAGTTTGGCCGCGTGGCGGAGGACGCCTTCACCCTAGACTACCGGTACCCGCTGTGCGCCCTGCAGGCCTTCGCCATCGCCCTCTCCAGTTTCGACGGGAAGCTGGCCTGCGAGTGA